Within the Anaerolineales bacterium genome, the region GCGTGACCGCGCCATGCTCCCGGGGGTGGCAGAGTTCTTTGAAGCACTAAATGCCCGGCAGCTGCCCTTCGTCATCGCCACCAACAACGCCACCTCGGCGGCCTCGGTAATCTGCGAGCGACTGGTGTCCGCCGGCGTCTCCCTCAGCGAAGCTCAGGTGATCACCTCCGCCCAGGCAGCCGCAGCCTTCCTGCAGCAGCAAGTCGGCGCCGGCACTTCGGTTTATGTCGTCGGCGAGTCCGGCTTGCGCTCGGCGGTGATCGAGGCTGGGATGAAGATTGTGGACAGGGCCGAGGCGGCGGACGTGGTGGTGGCCGGGCTGGAACGCGGCCTGTCCTGGGAGAGCCTGTCCGAGGCGACCCTGGCCATCCGGGCCGGCGCCCTGTTCGTCGCCACCAACACCGACGCCACCTTCCCCTCGGAGCGCGGGCTTCTGCCCGGGGCCGGCGCCGTCATCGCCGCCCTGCAGACGGCCTCCGGCGTGAACCCGGTGGTGATCGGCAAGCCCGAGCCTCACCTCTTCCTGGTGGCGGTCGACCGGTTGGGCACCCGCCGGGAGCGCACCCTGGTCGTTGGCGACCGACTGGAAACCGACATCCTTGGAGCCCGGCGCGCCGGCTTGCCTTCGGCCCTGGTCCTCACGGGCGTCACCCGTCGTGAGGACCTGCCCGACGTCGACGTGCAACCCGACTGGGTGTTTGCCGACCTCCCGGCGCTGACGGCGGCCCTCGAGACCGCCAGGTGACCCGGCCCCTGGTCTTCGACTTGCCGCTCGAGGCACTCCAGGCCTGGGTGTCTGCGGCCGGCGAGCCGCCCTACCGCGCCCTGCAGATCTGGCAACACCTGTATCGCTCACTGGCCACCGACCCGCTGCAGCTGAGCGATATGCCCCGGCCGCTCCGGCTTCGGCTGCAGCAGGAATTCGATTTCTCCGGGCTTGAACCGACCGCGGCCCTGTCATCGGCCGACGGCAAGACCGAGAAGACCCTGTACCGGCTGCGGGACGGGCAAGCGGTCGAGGCAGTATGGATGGGCTACGACCGCCGGCGCACAGTCTGCATCTCGACCCAGGCCGGGTGCGCCATGGGGTGCTCCTTCTGCGCCACCGGTCAGATGGGATTTGGACGCCATTTAACCTCCGGCGAAATTGTCGAGCAGGTGCTCGACAGCGCCCGGCGTCTCAGAGCTCAAGCAAGCCAATTGACGAACATCGTCGTGATGGGCATGGGGGAGCCCTTCCACAACTACGAAGCCACGATGCAGGCCCTGGACCGCCTCAATGACGGACGCGGCTTTGGCTTCGGCGCCCGCCGAATGACGGTTTCAACGGTCGGAATTGTGCCCATGATCGAGCGTTTCACGGCCGAAAACCGGCAGATCAACCTGGCCATCTCGCTGCATGCCGCCACCAACGACCTACGCGACCAATTGCTCCCGGTCAACCGGCGGTATCCGATCGAGACGCTGCTGCACGCTTGCCGGGAGTACGTTGGGCGGACCCATCGGCGGATCAGCTTCGAGTGGGCGCTCATCGACGGGGTGAATGACGGCCCGCAACAGGCCCAGGCACTGGCGGCCTTGCTGCGAGGGCTGACCTGCTACGTCAACCTGATTCCGCTCAACCCGACCGATGGATTCTCCGGGGCGGCGACGTCCTCCAAGGCCGCCCGGGCGTTCGCCGCTGTCCTGCAAGCAGGCGGGATCCCGTCCACCGTGCGGCAGCGCCGCGGGATCGAGATTCGCGCTGGCTGCGGCCAGCTGGCAGCACCGGTCATTCATCCGCCATCGGCGGCCGACTCAGAGCCGGGTGGGTAGGCCCAAGCCGGTCCCCGGATCAAGAAACCGACAGCGCCCCTTGCGGGGCGCTGTCGATGCGGCAGCAGGCAGCCCACTCAGCCCGCAAAGCCATGACGATGCAGCCGCTCCCCGGCCTCGATGGTCAGGGGGACAACCACGTGGATCCGGGTGCCCTGTCCCTGTCCAGAGTCGATGTGCAGAACCCCGCTCACGAGCTCTGTCCGTTCGCGCAAGTTGAGCATCCCCAAGCTGCCCCGCCGCTCGTAGTCGGCCTCCACCGAGCGCACGTCGAAGCCTACTCCATCGTCTGCAACCTCGAGGTGAAGCAAGTCCCCGTCGCGCTGCATTCGAACCCAGACGTGGTCGGCGCGTGCGTGCTTGCGGGCATTGTTGAGCGCCTCTTCGGCGATGAAGAAAAGGACCCCTTGCTTGCCGACCTCCAGCTCCTCGACCGCCTCCGGCGAGGCCTCGATGATCACCTGCTGGTCATGAGTTTCCTTCATCTGGTTGGCCAGGTACTGCAATGCCGGCACCAGGCCTTCGGTCTCAAGCACCAGAGGCCGGAGGGTGAACAGCATCTGGCGGATCTCCTTCGAGGTCCGCCTTGCCAGCTCCTCGATCTTGAACAGCTCATCGGCAGCCGCCATGGGGTTGCGCTCGATCAGCCTGCGGGCGAAGTTTACCCGCATGGCAATGGCCCCGACCGACTGGGTGGGCCCGTCGTGCAGGTCGCGGGCAAGCTTCTTGCGCGCCTCCTCCTGGCTCTCGGCGATGCGCTCCTTTTCGACTTCTAGCTCTCGGTACAGACGGGAGTTCTGCAGCGCGGTCACGGCCTGCTGGGAAACTGCTTCCAGCAGCTCCAGGCGCTCCTCGTTGAAATAGCCTGGGACGGGATGGGCGAAAAGCAACGCTCCATAGGCTTCCATGCCGACAATCAGCGGGACGCAGACCGCCGCCTGACACACCTGCACGGCTGCGAAGCGCTTGATCTCGGGGTCGTGGGCCGGATCGACCGCCGCCTGCAACGTACCCCTCTGCAGGGCCTGGCCCAACAGCCCGTCGCGTCCGGGCAGACGCACGCGCATGTCGGCCGGGCTGAACCCTCGGCCGGTCTCCAAGCTCAATTCGTCATCCTGGAACAGCAATAGCCCGCCGACCAGCCGGGTATCTTCTGCGGCGCCGTTGGCGATGGCGCTGGTGCACAGATCGACGACCATCGTCAGGACACGGTCGTAGTTCAGGGTGAGGTTGAGCTCCGCCGACTTGCGGATGATCAGCTTGAGGCGGGCGAGCTCATGCTCCAGTTCGTCTACCCGACGTCCCCGGTCTCGGGTGGCATCGCGACCTGAGGCCGGCTCTCGCTTGCCCAGGAAATCGGACAGCCAGAGCACCACCGGCAGACCGAAGGCCAGCCACACCGGCGCCGCGGCCCCATCGCCCAGCTCCGTCGTCGCTAGCTCACGCACCAGTGACCAGGGAACGTCCGTCAGGTGCATCTTATCCTTCCGCAGGTTCCGCCCTCATCCGCAAGACATCAGAGCAGGGCAGACACTTGCATGTCTGCCGGGGCATGCTTCAAGTATGCCACAGCGGGCCAATGCGGGGTCCTTACGGACGGTTTACAGAGGCCTCGCTACCGGTCTCCGAACTCGGCGCTTTCCGTCTCCCCTGCCGCTGTGGGCTGTGGCGCTTGCCGGAGGTGGGGCAGACTTGTATCATACGCAGCATGGCCAAACCTGTGCTGATTTCCCCTTCGATCCTTTCCGCCGACTTCCTCCACCTGCAGGATGCGCTCGCCCAGGCAGAGGCTGCCGGAGCCGACTGGGTTCACATCGACGTCATGGACGGACATTTCGTCCCTAACCTCACCATGGGCCCGTTCATCGTAGAAGCCTGCCGTCGGGCGACCCGCTTGCCCCTGGACGTGCATCTGATGATCGAGAACCCCGATCGCCTGCTCCCGGCCTTTGTCGATGCGGGCGCAGACTATCTGACGGTGCACGTCGAGGCCTGCCCGCACTTGCCCCGGACCTTGCAGTCCATCCGGGATGGGAGCGTGCGGGCGGGGGTTAGCCTGAACCCCGGCACGCCAGCGTCCGTCCTGACTGAGATCCTACCCATGGTGGACCTGGTCCTGGTGATGTCGGTAAACCCGGGGTACTCCGGGCAGGGCTTCATGAGCAGCGTCTTGCCCAAGATCGGCCAGATCCGCCAGGCGCTGGACCATTTGGGGGCCCAGGCCCGGCTGCAGGTGGACGGGGGAATCTCGCCCAAGACCGCCCCGGCGGCGGTCCGGGCCGGCGCCGACGTCCTGGTGGCGGCCAGCGCCATCTTCGGCCACCCGCAGGGCATCGCAGCCGGCCTGGAGGCGCTCCGCCGCTCGGTCGCCTAGGACCGGTCACTCAAACCCGGCAGGAAGCAGGCCGGCCGCCTGTTCGGCGGCCGGTGGCGTTTCGGTCCCAAGCGGGAGCCCGCTCAGACGCGGGCCATGCGCTTAATGCACTTTGTGCACAGGGTCTTCTGCACCCTGCGCCCGTTCTCCAGCACCCGAGCGTTCTGCAGGTTGGGGCGGAACTTGCGCTTGCTGGCCCTCTGCGAAAAGCTACGCCGCTGGCCAAAAGTCGTGGTCTTACCGCAATTTGCGCACTTGGCCATGTGTCCAACAATCCTTTCCGGTTGGCGAGCTAGTGAGGGTAGAATATACCATACTTGTCCTGGTGCCTCCAAGGCGCCCTGGCAGCTCGGAGGGCAGCTATGGCGTCATCCCAAAGCCAACCAATCGGCAGGATCACGATTTCGGAGAAGGCGGTAGCGACTATCGCCGCCCATGCGGCCCTGCGATCCTACGGGATCGTCGGCATGGCCTCGCGCAACCTGGCGGACGGAATTGCCTATGTCCTTGCCCAAGACCCGCGCCACGGCGTGGAAGTCAGCCAGCGCCACAATCGCCTGCAGATTGACCTGTATGTGGTGATCGAGTATGGGACACGGGTGACCTCGGTCAGCTCCAGCGTCGCCCGCACCGTGCGCTATCAGGTCGAACGCTCGCTGGGCATCCCCATCGGCGAGGTCAACGTCCACGTCCAGGATCTGCACATCAGCTTCACGGAATGAGGCCGCAGCCGAGCCCATGACCTACCTGGGGACGCAGGTGGACCCTGCCGATCGAGAGCGCCTGGCGGACGGCTTCCGCCGGATCGATGGGCCGATGCTGCGGGCATTGGCGGAGGCCGGGCTGATCTGGCTTCGCACCAATCAGCAGCTCGTCAACGCCCTGAACGTCTTCCCCGTCCCTGACGGAGATACCGGGACCAATATGACCCTGACGATGCAGGCCGCCCTGGAGGAGGTTGCCGACTCGACCGAGACCTCTGTCGGACGAATGGCCAAGGCCATCGCCCATGGGGCGCTGATGGGCGCCCGGGGCAACTCGGGTGTGATCTTGTCGCAGCTCTGGCGGGGACTGGCCCGGGGCTTGGACGACCTGGCGACAATGGATGCCCCGGCGCTGGCGCAGTCCCTGGACTCCGCCCGCGAGACCGCCTACAAGGGCGTGCTGCAGCCGGTCGAGGGCACCATCCTGACCGTGGCCAAGGATCTCGCCAAAGCCGCCCAAGAGGCGGCCGCCAGACCCTCGGCGACGAACCTGGATGTGCTCGAGGCCGTGGTCCTGGCCGCCGACCAGTCGGTTGAGCGCACCCCCCAACTCCTCCCCGTCTTGCGCGAGGCCGGCGTCGTCGACTCCGGCGGGAAAGGGCTGTTCCTCATCCTGGAGGGCATGCTCAGGACGATCTATGGCCTAGCTCTGAATGAACCGCTGCTCGAGGTCAAGCCGATCAGCCAGCTGCAGCTCGAGCAGACGGCCGAAGCCATCGAACCCGGGCAAGACTGGGAGGTGATCGTCGACTTCCATCCGGCGGAGGACCTGAACATCCCGGCCTTCTATCAACGGCTTGGGCAGCTGGGCACATCGATTCAGGTTGGCGAGGGGGATGGGATCTACCGCATACATATTCACGTCCCGGACCAGACGGAGCTCCAACCGATTGAGTACGTCCGGTCGCTGGGGACGATCGCCAATGTCCGGATCGAGAACCTGATGCTCCAGCTTCCGAGAGGCAGGATGGCGCCCAGCAGGCCGCCGTTGCGGCTGGCAACCCCGGAGGCCGGCCAGATCGCAGTCATCGTCGTCTCGCCCGGCGAGGGGATGTCGCGGGTGTTCGGCAGCCTGGGCGCGGCGGGGGTGATCGATGGCGGCCAGACGATGAACCCGAGCACGCAGCAGATCTTGCAGGCCGTGGAGCTGGCGCCCACTGACCAGGTGATCGTCCTGCCGAACAACAAGAACATCGTGATGAGCGCCCGACAGGCTGTCGATCTCACAGTGAAGAAAGTGGCGGTCGTTCCCACCCACACTGGCCCGCAGGGCATTGCCGCCATGCTGGCCCTTGACCCCGATGGGAAGTTGGACGAAGTCGCGGCTGCAATGGTGTCGTCCATGCAGGCGGTGCGCACCGTGGAGGTGACGGTTGCGACCCGCTCGGCGAAAGTCGACGGCGTGGACGTGTGCGCCGGTCAGACCATTGGGCTGTTGGATGATACCCTGGTGGCCGCGGGCGAGAATCTGTATGACGTGCTGCGGGACTCGCTGGGGAAAGCTGGCGCCAGCAGGGCTGAGTTGGCCACGCTGTACTACGGGTCGGACATCCGGCTGGCGGAGGTCAAGCAGCTGTCCGAGCAGTTGAGGGCCGAGTGGCCCGGCTTGCAGATCGAGATCCATGAGGGCGGTCAGCCCCACTACCCCATCATCGCTTCGGTCGAGTGAAGATGCCTCAACCATGGATCGTCACGGACGCCTCCGTGCGCTTCCCATCCAAGGACTTCCTCTCACGCTACCCGGTCACGATCCTGCCGACGACACTCCGGCGAGGCACCGACAGCCTGGAGGACGGCCCGTCTGTCGATCTAACCGCGGCCATGCCCCTGTTTGAATGGGACGTCCGGCCGGCAACCTGGGAGGCCGCCAGCGTCGAATCGATCGTGGCCACCTACGAACGCTTGCACAAGGAGACCAACCGGATCATCTCGATCCACACCTCATCCAGCCTGAACGGCACCGTGGCCAATGCCCGCATCGCCATGCAGCAGTTCCTGGGGCGCTGCAACATCCAGGTTATCGACTCCATGTCGTTCTCGGCCGGCCTAGGGATGCTCGTCCAGTACGCCGCGATCGGCGCCGAGCGCGGGGCGGAGCTCGAGGAGATCGTGCGTATCGTGCGAGGCCTGATCCCGAGGTTGTACAGCGTGTTCTTCCTCGACGACATGACCTACCTCGAACGCAACCGTTTGGTGAGCCGCTCGCAGGCCATCCTGGGCAACATGTTGGGGGTCATTCCGTTCGTCACCATGGAGGAAGGCCAGGTCGTCCCGATGGAGAAGGTGCAGTCCAGGGCCAGGGCCATTGAGAAACTCGTGGAGTTCGTCTCGGAGTTTGCCAGTGTGGATCACATCGCCATCCTGCAGAACACCTCCACGCCCGGCGAGGAGACCGAGGGGGTGCTCGAGCGTGTGCGTTCGGTTCATCCGCATGCGCCGATCCACGTGATCGGCTACGGTCCCTCGGTCGCTACGCTGGTCGGTTTGAATAGCCTGGGCATGGTTGTGCTCGAGTCCGAAGAGGACTTGCAGTGACCGAGGCCGGCGGCCCGATTGCGATCGTCACCGACAGTACCGCCGACATCCCGCCCGAGCAGGCTGCGGCCCTCGGCATCATCGTCATCCCGGCCCTGGTCACGCTGGGCAGCAAGACCTTCGCCGATGGACAGGGCCTGGCGCGGAGCGAGCTGTACCGATGCATGGCCTCCCGCCGCGGCCTGCCGACCACGGCCGCGCCCTCTCCGGCCGCCTTCGAGTCGACTTTCAGCCGCCTGCTGGGCGGCGGCGCCCAGGATGTCCTGGCGATCCATGTCGCCTCCCAACTGAGCGCCATCTACGAGGTTGCGTCTCAGGCGGGGAGATCTTTTCCCGGCCGCGTTCACGTGGTCGACAGTGGGCAGCTGTCACTCGGTCTGGGCTATCAGGTCGTTGAGGCCGCTGAAGCCGCCGCCGCCGGCGCTGGACTGGACGATGTCCTCGAGGCGGCGGCCGGGGCCCGTCGCCGGGTGCGCCTGGTCGCCATGCTGAACAGCCTGGAGTACGTCCGCCGCAGCGGCCGCGTCTCCTGGCTGGGCGCCAGCATGAGCGATCTGCTGCAGGTCAAGCTGCTCGTGCGCGTCGACGGCGGGAAAGTCGAACGCCTGGCACTGGTGCGCACTCTGCGGCGCGCCCAGGACCAGTTGGCCGGCCTGGTCCCGGGATGGGGCCAGATCGCCCGCTTAGCTGTGCTGCACACCGCTGCCCCGCAGCAGGCCGAGACGCTGGCAGGCAGGCTGGCGGGGATGACCGGGCTCGACCCGTGGGTGGTTGAGGCGACCACGGTGATTGGGGTGCACATCGGCCCGGGCGCCCTGGGCATCGCGGCCATGCTACTATAGGGACTCGATGAGATCCAACCTACGATGAACCCTGCCCTCGAGATGCTCAGCAAGTTCCTCCGGCTGGAAGCCAGTCGCGGCTATGACAACCGCGCAGTTCTTGGCGGCCTCGAGCGCACCCTCGATACCTGGCTGGCGGAAGCCCGAGCGGCGGGCGTGCCCGAGGAGCTTCAGGACAGCGTTTCCCAGACGCTGTCGGCCTACCCGTCCCAGTCCCCGGATGAGCGCCACCAAAGCCTGGATGCATTGTGGACCAGGATCCACGCCCAGGGTACCCTACCCGCCGAGGGCCGGTCGCAGCCTGCGCCGAGTCTTGATCCAGGTGCCAGCGCCTCCCTCGCAGCCCCTCCATCGCAATTAGTGGCTATGCGCAGCACTCCCCAACCGGTCGACCGGTCCCCCGCTCCAGCCGAGGAGCGGCCAAGGACGAACACCTCAGCCCCGGAGGCCATGCCCGCCGACGCCGATGGCCCGATGCCTTCCGAAGCCGACTCCCCGGACGACTTGCTCGACGAGGAGGAGGACGAACAGGCCCATCCGGCCGCAACCGCCGGCGCCAGCATGGAGGACCACTCCCCGCTGGAAGAAGCCGCGTTCCGCGCACCACTGACCACCTTGCCAGGCATCGGCCCCAAGTCCGCCCACACCCTCGGCACGCTCGGACTGCACACCCTGGGCGATCTGCTGTTCTACTTCCCGCGCCGCTATGACGACTACTCCGCCCTCAAGACCATCAACCGCGTCTGGTATGGCGAAGAGGTCACTATCATCGCCACCGTCGACGAAATCCGCCTTCGTCCGATTCGCGGCGGGCGAATGAAGCTGGTCGAGGCCGTTGTGTCGGATGGCTCCGGCGCGCTGCGCGTCAGCTGGTTCAACCAGCCATGGATCGTCCAGAACCTGCAACCGGGGAAGGCCGTTGTGCTCTCCGGTCGGGTCGACCAATATCTGGGCAAACTGGTGATGAACAGCCCGGAGTGGGAGCCGCTTGAACGACAGCAGCTGCACACCAACCGCATCGTCCCCGTGTACCCCCTGACGGCCGGAGTCGGCGGCAAGTGGCTGCGGCGTGTGCTGCACTCGGTCGTCACTCGCCTGGCGCCGCGGTTGGTCGATCCGCTCAGCGGGGAGCTGCGCCAGCAGGCCGACCTCATCGAGCTCGGGCAGGCCGTTCAGCAGATCCATTTCCCTGATGACACGCGCCGCCTTGAGCAAGCACAGCAGCGCTTGGCCTTTGACGAACTGTTCTACCTGATCTTGGGCGTGCTGCGCCAGAAGCGAGACTGGCAGGCGCTGCAAACGACGCCGCTCACGGTGGACGACGAGTGGATGAAGACATTTCTGGGCAGCCTGCCATTTGCCGTGACCCAGGCCCAGCAGGCGGCCATGCAGGATGTGCGGGATGACATGGCCTCGGGCAGGCCGATGAACCGCCTGTTGCAGGGCGACGTTGGTTCGGGGAAGACGGTGGTCGCAGCATTGGCCATCGCCATCGCCTGCCGGAACGGTCACCAAGCGGCGATGATGGCCCCGACGTCGATCCTGGCGGAGCAGCACTACCGCACACTGCTGGAGCTGCTTCCAGCCCACGGCGTCCCGGCCGACTCGGTCCGGCTGCTGATCGGCGCAACCCCGGAGGCAGACAAGCGCAGCATCCGCCAGGGACTGGCCGAAGGACAGGTGCGCCTGACGGTCGGCACGCACGCCCTGCTGGAAGAGCCGGTGCAGTTCCAGCGGCTGGGGCTGGCGATCATAGATGAACAACACCGGTTCGGGGTCGAGCAGCGCTCCCTGCTGCGCGCCAAAGGCGGAACGCCCAATCTGCTGGTGATGACCGCGACCCCGATACCGCGCTCGCTGGCATTGACGATCTATGGCGACCTGGACGTCAGCCTGATTGATGAACTCCCCCCGGGCCGCGCCCCGATCGAGACCCGGCTGCTGCTCCCGATCGAGCGCAGCCGCGCCCACCGGTTCATCCTGTCCCAGATCGAAGCCGGCAGGCAGGCATTCATCATCTACCCGCTCGTGGAAAGCAGTGAGAAGACCGAAGCCCTGGCGGCGGTCGAGGAGTACGATCGGCTGCAGAGCTCAGTCTTCCCCGAGCGGCGCATTGGACTGCTGCACGGGCGCATGCGTCCGAATGAAAAGGAAGACGTGATGCAGCGGTTCCGCAACGGCGAACTGGATATCCTGGTCTCGACCTCCGTGGTCGAGGTCGGGATCGACGTGCCCAATGCCAGCGTGATCATGATTGAGGGGGCGAATCGCTTCGGCCTGTCGCAATTGCACCAGTTCCGCGGCCGGGTCGGACGATCCGAACACCAGTCCTACTGCCTGCTGCTGCCGGATTCCGAAGATCCCGCCAGCAACGAACGCCTGAAAGCGCTGGAGAGCACAACCGACGGCTTCCGGCTAGCCGAGCTCGATCTCGAGCAGCGAGGCCCGGGGGACTTCCTCGGCACGCGCCAGTCGGGATTCGCGGAGCTGCGCCTGGCCAAGGTCACGGACCTCCAGCTTGTCGAGAAAGCCCGCCGGTTGGCCAGCCGCTTGTTTCAGGACGACCCCGACCTGCGACAGCCGGAGCACACCCGCCTGTCTGCCCACCTGAGCCGCTTCTGGGCAGGGGCGCAAGGAGAGATCAGCTGATGGTGCGAGCCGTCTTCCCCGGTACGTTTGACCCGGTTCACTACGGCCACATCGACATCACCGAACGTGCCTGCAAGCTCTTCGACGAGGTCATCGTGGCCGTCTATGATCGGCCGCTCAAGACCTTGCTGTTCCCCCCCGAGGAACGCCTGGCCCTGGTCCAGACGACCTTCATGGCCCAGCCCAAAGTCCGAGTGGTCGGCTACTCCGGCCTGACGGTCGATTTCTGCCGCCAGGTCTCGGCCCAGGTGATCGTGCGCGGCCTGCGGGTGTTCTCGGACTTCGAGCACGAGTTCCGCATGGCTCTGGCGAATCACCGTCTGGCCCCGGAGATCGAGGTAGTGGCATTCATCACAAGCGAGGAACACAGCTTCCTCATGGGTTCCACCGTGAGGGAAATCGCCTCACTGGGGGGCGATGTGACCAGCCTGGTGCCGACCCACGTCGCCCTGGCGCTCAAGCGCGTCATGGGCGACGGCGGGGACGATCGGCAGATGACCTCCTTGCGTGACTAGGCGGGTTTGACCTGGTCTGGTGATGGGTGTACTCTTCGGCCTGAAGCTTGCAACCAAGGCGAAGGGCCCATCCGACCGGTGAGGTGGACCGGAGGCATTTATGGACATTCTTCACTTGGTAGACCGGCT harbors:
- the coaD gene encoding pantetheine-phosphate adenylyltransferase — its product is MVRAVFPGTFDPVHYGHIDITERACKLFDEVIVAVYDRPLKTLLFPPEERLALVQTTFMAQPKVRVVGYSGLTVDFCRQVSAQVIVRGLRVFSDFEHEFRMALANHRLAPEIEVVAFITSEEHSFLMGSTVREIASLGGDVTSLVPTHVALALKRVMGDGGDDRQMTSLRD